A portion of the Thermoproteota archaeon genome contains these proteins:
- a CDS encoding ABC transporter ATP-binding protein: MTGGIVAIRDLNVDPDSLDRVIEVVNIHKYFGGLKALKGVSFHVKPREVLGIIGPNGAGKTTLFNVITGFLRPERGRVIYLGHDITGRRPHYLSKLGLARTFQIAKPFEGMSTLENVLIGLLFARRGRNEFRVGMRDLIREARSILEVVGLGHKADSPAGHLTVVERKRLELARVLAIEPTVLLLDEVMAGLSSQEVEWEVDLLRRIKEERDLTVVMIEHVMKAIMSFSDRLVVLHHGEKIAEGRPEEVARDPKVVEAYLGED; encoded by the coding sequence ATGACGGGAGGCATAGTGGCGATAAGGGACCTTAACGTGGATCCGGACTCGCTGGACAGGGTCATCGAGGTAGTGAACATCCACAAGTACTTCGGTGGATTGAAGGCCCTCAAGGGAGTTTCCTTCCATGTGAAGCCTAGGGAAGTGTTGGGGATAATAGGACCGAACGGCGCCGGCAAGACGACGCTTTTCAACGTCATCACAGGATTTCTCAGACCTGAGAGGGGGAGGGTCATCTACCTGGGCCACGACATCACGGGGAGAAGGCCCCATTATCTAAGCAAGCTCGGTCTTGCTAGGACTTTCCAGATAGCCAAACCCTTCGAGGGAATGAGCACATTGGAGAACGTATTGATAGGGCTACTGTTCGCGAGGAGGGGCAGAAACGAATTCAGGGTCGGAATGAGAGATCTGATCCGCGAGGCTAGGAGTATACTAGAGGTGGTGGGATTGGGGCACAAAGCCGATTCCCCTGCAGGCCATCTCACCGTCGTCGAGAGGAAGAGGCTTGAGCTGGCCAGAGTGCTAGCTATCGAGCCAACAGTCCTCCTGCTGGACGAGGTCATGGCCGGGCTGAGCAGCCAGGAGGTGGAGTGGGAGGTCGATCTCCTCAGGAGGATAAAGGAGGAGAGGGATCTCACTGTTGTGATGATAGAGCACGTGATGAAGGCCATAATGAGTTTCAGCGACCGCTTGGTGGTGCTCCATCACGGCGAGAAGATAGCGGAGGGCAGACCGGAGGAGGTGGCGAGGGATCCAAAGGTGGTCGAGGCCTACCTAGGTGAGGATTAG
- a CDS encoding 4Fe-4S binding protein yields the protein MRVSLFGVSERPRRRPVMVNPEACRRCYVCVQACPTGALRVNEGTTFHGRCREALILIHNILKLPFKRRYGVRFVLRREHIRRFLVNNFRVAAS from the coding sequence ATGAGAGTTTCGCTGTTTGGAGTAAGTGAGAGGCCGAGGAGGAGGCCTGTGATGGTGAATCCCGAGGCATGTCGCCGATGCTATGTGTGCGTTCAGGCATGCCCCACGGGGGCTCTCAGGGTCAACGAAGGTACTACGTTCCATGGCAGGTGCAGGGAGGCACTCATCCTGATTCACAACATCCTGAAGCTTCCCTTCAAGAGGAGGTACGGTGTCAGGTTCGTCCTCAGGAGGGAACACATTCGGAGGTTCCTCGTGAACAACTTCAGAGTTGCAGCTAGCTAG
- a CDS encoding ABC transporter ATP-binding protein: protein MLEIRGLNAGYGEVQVLWDVSLRVNRGEIVSLIGANGAGKTTTLKSVMGIVRPFSGEIEFNGEGITGLPTHRIVKMGLSLVPEGRHLFPKMTVMENLRMGAYAVDSSKYQDLLERVFQIFPVLKERKNQLASTLSGGEQQMLAIARGLMSDPQILMLDEPSLGLAPKIVKRVMKVVSEIREEGVTILLVEQNAKISLEISDRGYVLETGRVVLEGDSEELLRNEHVRRAYLGLM from the coding sequence ATGCTAGAGATAAGGGGGCTAAATGCCGGTTACGGGGAAGTCCAGGTACTGTGGGACGTCAGCCTGAGGGTGAATAGGGGAGAGATAGTTTCGCTGATCGGGGCGAACGGCGCCGGCAAGACCACCACGCTGAAGAGCGTGATGGGCATAGTGAGACCTTTCAGTGGGGAGATAGAGTTCAACGGGGAGGGGATAACTGGACTTCCTACTCACCGGATAGTGAAGATGGGGCTCTCCCTAGTGCCTGAGGGCAGACACCTCTTTCCGAAGATGACAGTCATGGAGAACCTGAGGATGGGTGCCTACGCTGTGGACAGCTCTAAGTACCAGGACCTCTTGGAAAGGGTCTTCCAGATATTCCCAGTCCTCAAGGAGAGGAAGAATCAGCTTGCCTCGACCCTGAGCGGCGGGGAGCAGCAGATGCTTGCCATAGCTAGGGGACTTATGAGCGATCCGCAGATACTAATGCTGGACGAGCCCTCCTTGGGCCTGGCGCCCAAGATAGTCAAGAGGGTCATGAAGGTCGTCTCGGAGATAAGGGAGGAAGGGGTGACCATCCTGCTGGTTGAGCAGAACGCCAAGATCTCATTGGAGATCTCTGACAGGGGGTACGTTCTCGAGACGGGCAGGGTGGTCTTGGAGGGGGACAGCGAGGAGCTCCTGAGGAACGAGCACGTCAGAAGGGCTTATCTTGGTTTGATGTAG